One window of Microtus pennsylvanicus isolate mMicPen1 chromosome X, mMicPen1.hap1, whole genome shotgun sequence genomic DNA carries:
- the LOC142840270 gene encoding ferritin light chain-like: MISQICQNYSTEVEAAVNRLVNLHLWAFYTYLSLGYFFDRDDMALEGISHFFCELAKEKSEGTERLLKLQNNCGGHTLFQDVKKPSLDEWGKIQEAMEAALALEKNLNQALLDLHSLGSAHTDPQLCNFLENHFLDEEVKVIKKMGKHLTNRHRLAAGPQVSLSEYLFEWLTFKHDSKASPSEGLPPLLCTSPPQDQGPSSKPPPTTEDDVNPVEHWHWRDPKPDFSDDNTLDIVP; the protein is encoded by the exons ATGATCTCCCAGATTTGTCAGAATTATTCCACCGAAGTGGAGGCTGCCGTGAACCGCCTGGTCAACCTGCACCTGTGGGCCTTCTATACCTACCTCTCGCTGGGTTACTTTTTTGACCGGGATGACATGGCTCTGGAGGGTATAAGCCACTTCTTCTGCGAATTGGCCAAGGAGAAGAGCGAGGGCACCGAGCGTCTCCTCAAGTTACAAAACAATTGTGGAGGCCATACACTCTTTCAGGATGTGAAGAAGCCATCTCTAGATGAGTGGGGTAAAATCCAGGAGGCCATGGAAGCTGCCCTGGCCTTGGAGAAGAATTTGAACCAGGCCCTCTTGGATCTTCATTCCCTGGGCTCTGCCCATACAGATCCTCAACTCTGTAACTTCCTTGAAAACCACTTTCTGGATGAGGAGGTGAAGGTCATTAAGAAGATGGGAAAACACCTGACCA ATCGCCACAGGTTGGCTGCTGGACCCCAGGTATCTCTGAGCGAGTACCTCTTTGAGTGGCTCACTTTCAAGCATGACTCAAAGGCCTCTCCTTCCGAGGGGCTCCCACCTCTGCTCTGCACCAGCCCACCTCA GGATCAAGGTCCAAGCAGCAAGCCCCCACCAACCACAGAAGATGATGTGAATCCTGTTGAGCATTGGCACTGGAGGGATCCTAAACCAGACTTCTCAGATGACAACACCCTGGACATAGTGCCCTGA